One genomic segment of Cardinium endosymbiont of Philonthus spinipes includes these proteins:
- a CDS encoding Bax inhibitor-1/YccA family protein, producing MSDYNYTRVREAVDRGLQRYMVKVYLHMTFSLLLTAVAAAVTFTFSPLTNLLFEFDQWGNIIGRTFLNYVVMFAPFGIAIYLSSNFARVAFARSRFLLALYAILVGISLAELAFLYTIDSLHKTFLITAFTFGAMSMYGYMTNRDLTSVGSFCMMAAWGLIISGLVNLFFQSDVIYFVCSFIGVVVFIAFVAYNTQKLKNLYYEVQDTALTEKAALMGAFSLYLNFLNLFLYLLRFLGAQKRRD from the coding sequence TATCTACATATGACTTTTAGTCTGTTACTTACGGCTGTTGCAGCAGCTGTCACCTTTACTTTTTCACCTCTAACCAACTTGCTTTTTGAGTTTGATCAGTGGGGGAATATTATAGGTCGTACTTTTTTGAATTATGTGGTCATGTTTGCCCCATTTGGCATTGCCATCTATCTGTCAAGCAATTTTGCTAGGGTAGCATTTGCCCGTTCTCGTTTCCTTTTGGCATTGTATGCTATACTTGTTGGCATCTCGCTGGCTGAACTGGCTTTTTTGTATACGATTGATTCCTTACATAAAACTTTTCTTATAACAGCCTTTACTTTTGGTGCTATGAGTATGTATGGGTATATGACCAATCGTGATTTAACTTCTGTTGGTTCTTTTTGTATGATGGCCGCCTGGGGACTTATTATAAGTGGTCTAGTAAATCTTTTTTTTCAGAGCGATGTAATTTATTTTGTATGTAGTTTTATAGGCGTAGTGGTTTTCATTGCTTTTGTGGCATATAATACCCAAAAATTAAAAAATCTCTACTATGAGGTGCAAGATACAGCCTTAACAGAGAAAGCTGCGCTTATGGGTGCATTTTCCCTCTACCTTAATTTCTTAAATCTTTTTCTATATCTGTTGCGCTTTTTAGGAGCACAAAAGAGAAGAGATTAA